In Salmo trutta chromosome 28, fSalTru1.1, whole genome shotgun sequence, one DNA window encodes the following:
- the LOC115166012 gene encoding uncharacterized protein KIAA2013 homolog, whose protein sequence is MWLQQRLKGLPGVLSSSWARRMLIGLLVFLIFYWYLSSEGALRLFSGSGQSGGPAGQCLQTEIHRWKSLVDRGEGIYSTPQEKAVTPFVTGNGHFLVDIDSNRLWVASSSQPGSAPVHQTEYSPIVGVHLPGKRAEASATMLWFRKGAVLSVHCVLPGDSSGSARDCLTVREEFIAHRSRPNVYLQRIHVNNPSERAATLEVSTEPSLFGSKFSASVEKVEEKEVVLSSGRVVLPEKNQILLVVVATKKLGSRIQVAAKSEYAESVLSVVWTSEPIESTKLQETFTRLREGAKKELGELLRANIEDLVQDHQQAWMDLFISGVEMRKITDTHTPSSATVNTTLYYVLSASPAPLLDRRLGAEERARLESSLNYADHCFSGHATMHADNLWPERVSSVAQVLQLVTLWTLTLQKRGCKVLVAAGAHGVMQGAVLSFGGLSFNENHLQFQADPDVLHNSYALRGIHYNQDLINLAVLLDAEGKPFLHVSVKPFLHVSVKPQEKPVALYACEAGCLNEPVELTSSMVESKGHVFPVMVTQPITPLLYISTDLRHLQDLRHTLHLKAILAHEEHMAKQDPGLPFLFWFGVASLITLFHLFLFKLIYNEYCGPSAKPLFRSKVTKPSEEMEA, encoded by the exons atgtgGCTCCAGCAAAGACTAAAGGGCCTACCAGGTGTGCTGTCAAGCAGCTGGGCTAGAAGAATGCTCATTGGACTGCTGGTTTTCCTCATCTTTTACTGGTACCTTAGCTCAGAGGGCGCTTTGAGGTTGTTTAGTGGCTCAGGCCAATCAGGGGGGCCTGCCGGACAATGCCTCCAGACTGAGATCCACAGGTGGAAGTCACTGGTGGACCGGGGGGAGGGAATCTACAGCACTCCCCAGGAGAAAGCGGTCACGCCTTTTGTCACAGGTAACGGCCATTTCCTGGTGGACATTGACTCCAACAGACTGTGGGTGGCCTCGTCCTCCCAGCCCGGCTCGGCCCCTGTCCACCAGACTGAGTATTCGCCCATAGTGGGTGTCCACCTCCCTGGGAAGCGAGCCGAGGCGAGTGCAACCATGCTCTGGTTCCGCAAAGGGGCTGTCCTGTCCGTCCACTGTGTCCTCCCGGGGGACAGCTCCGGGTCAGCCCGTGACTGCCTCACCGTCCGAGAGGAGTTCATCGCCCACCGCAGCCGGCCCAACGTCTACCTCCAGAGGATCCACGTCAACAACCCCTCGGAGCGGGCCGCCACCCTGGAGGTTTCCACTGAACCGTCCTTGTTCGGGAGCAAGTTCTCAGCCAGTGTGGAGAAGGTGGAGGAAAAAGAGGTGGTGCTGTCGTCAGGCCGCGTGGTTCTGCCGGAGAAGAACCAGATATTGCTGGTGGTGGTGGCCACCAAGAAGCTGGGCAGCCGCATCCAGGTGGCGGCCAAGTCGGAGTACGCAGAAAGTGTGCTGTCGGTGGTGTGGACGTCGGAGCCCATTGAGTCGACCAAGTTGCAGGAGACCTTCACTAGGCTTAGAGAGGGGGCCAAGAAAGAGCTGGGCGAGCTGCTGAGGGCTAACATAGAAGATCTGGTCCAGGACCACCAACAGGCCTGGATGGACCTCTTCATCTCTG GGGTGGAGATGCGTAAGATCACTGACACGCATACGCCGTCCAGCGCCACGGTCAACACCACACTCTACTACGTCCTCTCGGCCTCGCCGGCACCCCTGCTCGACCGCCGTCTGGGCGCTGAAGAACGCGCCCGTCTGGAATCCAGCCTCAACTACGCCGACCACTGCTTTAGTGGGCATGCCACCATGCATGCCGATAACCTGTGGCCAGAGCGGGTCAGCAGTGTGGCCCAAGTCCTGCAGCTGGTCACCCTGTGGACCCTCACCCTGCAGAAGAGGGGTTGCAAGGTGCTTGTGGCGGCAGGTGCCCATGGCGTCATGCAGGGCGCCGTACTCAGCTTCGGAGGCCTCTCCTTCAACGAAAACCACCTGCAGTTCCAGGCGGACCCGGACGTGCTGCACAACAGCTACGCGCTGCGAGGCATCCACTACAACCAGGACCTGATCAACCTGGCTGTGCTTCTGGACGCCGAGGGCAAGCCCTTCCTGCACGTGTCGGTCAAGCCCTTCCTGCATGTCTCGGTCAAGCCCCAGGAGAAACCCGTAGCTCTGTACGCCTGCGAGGCGGGATGCCTCAACGAGCCAGTGGAGCTGACGTCGTCAATGGTAGAGTCCAAGGGCCACGTGTTCCCGGTGATGGTGACGCAGCCCATCACACCACTGCTCTACATATCCACGGACCTGCGCCACCTGCAGGACCTGCGGCACACACTGCACCTCAAAGCCATCCTGGCGCACGAGGAGCACATGGCCAAGCAGGACCCGGGCCTGCCCTTCCTCTTTTGGTTCGGCGTGGCTTCTCTCATCACCCTCTTCCACCTCTTCCTCTTCAAGCTCATCTACAATGAGTACTGCGGCCCCAGCGCCAAGCCCCTCTTCAGAAGCAAG GTGACGAAGCCAAGTGAGGAAATGGAAGCTTAG